In the Gemmatimonadaceae bacterium genome, one interval contains:
- a CDS encoding serine/threonine protein kinase, producing MFCPDCGTWNRTRAVKCTRCHADLPEVSAAPIEQPDSELTNLRKVSGARYRVVRRMGSGGMAHVYYAMHATLDRPLVIKVLHAHLAKDAEMRERFKREAEASSQLLHPHICPILDFADLDNLVYLVMPYMAGGSLADVLVRDKTVAATPSATICAQVATALDYAHRRGVVHRDIKPDNMLFDEDGHAMITDFGIATARFHGRLTRSGRAMGTPHYMSPEQAMGKMVDGRSDLYAVGVMLYEMLLGFPPFDGADSYSVGYKQVHEAPVAPEVVDSRVPMELSAIVMRCLAKPAGDRYQTGFELADALLNFLLNNGTAAEQRTAWFARHSGAAAVTSL from the coding sequence CGACTGCGGCACCTGGAACCGGACGCGCGCCGTCAAGTGCACGCGATGCCACGCCGACCTCCCCGAGGTCAGCGCCGCCCCCATCGAGCAGCCCGATTCCGAGCTCACCAACCTCCGCAAGGTGTCGGGCGCACGCTATCGCGTCGTCCGTCGCATGGGGAGCGGCGGGATGGCGCACGTGTACTACGCGATGCACGCCACGCTCGATCGCCCGCTCGTGATCAAGGTGCTGCACGCGCACCTGGCCAAGGATGCGGAGATGCGCGAGCGCTTCAAGCGCGAAGCCGAGGCGTCGAGCCAGCTCCTGCATCCGCACATTTGTCCCATCCTCGACTTCGCCGACCTCGATAACCTCGTCTATCTCGTCATGCCGTACATGGCCGGCGGCTCGCTCGCCGACGTTCTCGTGCGCGACAAGACGGTGGCCGCAACACCCTCGGCGACGATCTGCGCGCAGGTGGCGACGGCGCTCGACTACGCGCACCGCCGCGGCGTCGTGCACCGCGACATCAAGCCCGACAACATGCTCTTCGATGAAGACGGGCATGCGATGATCACCGACTTCGGCATCGCCACTGCGCGCTTCCACGGCCGCCTCACGCGCAGCGGGCGCGCCATGGGGACGCCCCACTACATGTCCCCCGAGCAGGCGATGGGGAAGATGGTCGACGGCCGCAGCGACCTCTACGCCGTGGGCGTGATGCTCTACGAGATGCTACTCGGCTTTCCTCCTTTTGACGGCGCCGATTCGTACTCCGTCGGCTACAAGCAGGTGCACGAGGCCCCCGTTGCGCCTGAAGTCGTCGATTCGCGCGTCCCCATGGAGCTGTCGGCGATCGTGATGCGCTGCCTCGCCAAGCCGGCCGGCGATCGCTACCAGACGGGATTCGAACTGGCCGACGCGCTCCTCAATTTCCTGCTCAACAACGGGACCGCGGCTGAACAACGCACCGCCTGGTTCGCCCGCCACTCGGGAGCCGCGGCCGTCACGTCGCTCTGA